A region of the Arctopsyche grandis isolate Sample6627 chromosome 10, ASM5162203v2, whole genome shotgun sequence genome:
actactcgCTAAGCCTTTCTAGGTAGCATTGAAACAAAATGCATTGAacgtgggtcgtgtaatccgtgtcattcagtcgtcaacgtttataaagactgagttacaccggaatttctgaatttttacaaccatagcagaatttcccgatggaaatagttgctgagtattttagattgtgagcattaccttttaacaacaatgaagaacaaggaactagttttggaaaaatacattcattaatagacttattttgtttattttatattgtcgcaagatatattagaaagCCGAAACACACCTTtagaaaactcgaaatccttgacggtagttatctagggtttgtttggattagcaacaatttttatacctgcttccgattggatttctaaataattctagttggaaatgttggcgaaattttcaacagAATAAAAAACGTCAGCACTCGGAGGGTTCAGTTTGTACTGGCAATTCGGATTAATTTTGATATGGATTGCGAAAATTTTTGTTGGAAACCCTAACACTGTTGGCAACCCTACTTTACTGGTTACATGTTTCAGATGCTTCGGTTGCTAAACTTACGCTATCTGTTTCGACTTTGGTTGCTGAAAAAGCTAGAATGGAGGAAGCGTATCAAAACGATAAGCGACTAGCTAGAGAAGAGGTTTGTGTTGTTAATTTGTAAtgattaaatgtttatttgttctgttggtttaatatttgatatattttttgcagAATGATAAAATATTGAAGGAACTTCAAGATCAGTTGCATAATCTTTCAAAACAGAGACAGtctgaattagaaaatattaagGCTAAGTTGGCTTTTGAAATACAGGAAAGAGAAAAGGAACACGTTGAACATACCTTAATGCTaaagtttgttttttatttgaaatgttgGTACACATATTgttgttttgtattattattaacaataaaatacatttttaagggAATTTCAAACCAAGCTTAGCGCAGAAAGAAGATCAAAAGAAAAATTGGAGGATAAGTTTGTCATATCCAATGATCcgggtatttacatacattccgatatatgagctgttatgtttgaaattgGTTTAAATCCACTTGTCTAGATCTAGTTCTAGAAATATCTCACAAATCATaagatataatgttttgcgttttacaatatttaaaaatattgatggcCTGTAATAAATCTATTcagcttttccaagattctggacatattgaattaaaattagtgataacaatttgtgaattaagtcaaacttaaATAGTCTttagccactttcaaatacatataacggcacatattttatttgaaacgtttcattttaaatatttatacatttgttttaatttgtatCCAGGTAGCCGAGAGTTAGAAAAGAGATTTAGAGATTTAAACAGTGAATTGGAAGCGACACAAAGGAAACTCAATAGGGCTGAAGCGAGAACGATAGAAACCCCTCAAATGTTAGTGCAATTACAGGACGAAATCTCTCAAATGAAGCAAAATCACATAGTTGCATTACGAGAGgtattgttttcatatttctaAAATGAGTTGAtaaaacggtaaacggattattctgTAAAAAGCGACCTCgcacaagtcactaaaatctcgatcacggaacatctggcactcgagttctcgttagtacaatatttcgcatgtgtagctttcgattgatagagtttttgggtgccagatgttccgtgatcgaaatTTTGATCACCGAACCGATAAAACTAGTTCCAACATCTATGCTTTAAAACGATAAGCATTGTTtcagttataaatttatacatatttcgaatgatatttatataaactgttttttttatatataaaggaACGTATTAAAGCAAAAAAAGCTGAAGAAACTGCAAGAAATATGTGCGCAAGTCAAGAGGAAAGGGTCGCTGCTCTTGAAGCGAGATTAGCCGAGCTGTCAAATACTGTCGGTGAATATGATATACAGCGCAGAAAAGATCAAGAAATTATACAACATCTTAGGGATAATGTGGAGACTAAATTACACAAGGATAAATCACATGCGGATAGAAAAACATCACTGACCGAAGGTATAATTAATTCTGAATTAAAATCTACTCAGAAAAAGGTCATTGCATTTAAAATCACATGCAAAAATTTCAGATGACGATTTGGTATTGAATTCACAATCGTCTAATATGGTGTGCCTTcaaaaaattattgataaaatcCACTCTTTGAAGAAAGAGCTTATTATTGTCAACGAAAAGATGGGAAGTCCTATTGACGTTTGGAACATATTCAATGCAAATGGTTCTGGTGTTTCAAACATACACTTTGGATGTAAATCAGAATTGGCGGCTTTGAAAGCTGAGTGCGAtgtttataaaagaaaattgtCACATAAAAACAGCTTAGATATTGATTCAACACCGGAGCCAAAGAAAGCAAGCGAAAATGAATTGTATCAATTAAAGTCGCATATAAAAACACTCCAAGATAAAGTCGAAGTACTCAATCAGCAAATAGAAGAAATAGAAAAAGAATGCGAAGCTAAAATCAAAATTGAAcatgaggttttttttttatttaccataTTTTGTAAGCTTTGAATTTCCATTAGAAAATCGAGtacatgtttttgttttattttaagaaatttaaCACTGAAAGATTATCATATAAAGAAGAAGTATTGGAACATAAAAACAGGGTGCAAACGTTAGAGCAACAGTTAAAAGTTCAAAGAGATAGATATGCCGTACTTTTGGCAGAAAGGGAAGGTGAGATTAAAGCAAGGCAGGTAGAGAGCGATAAGTCTGACACTAATCATAAACATGACTTCAACGGATCATTACAGGTAATAATGCAATTTGAAAATCCAAATTCAAAAGTTTGTATCGAaactaatttttgttttattttatttatttattgtcataTTAACAGGAAATTTCAGCTCCACCTCATATGCTACATTATGCACACGAGTTAGCAAGAAAGGATTTGGAAATATCTGGTCTAAGGAAAGAGAAGCATATAATGGAAGGACAACTTaggtgaaaatatgtatacgcgtataaaaataaaaattcggatgtgatcaAACCaataactttatctatgtatttgaggaatataagatcacaaaacaaaatttgataattaaacatacatatacattcacacatactggttatgagagcattttcgatgcaaATATAGGGAAACTTATACAGgacaaaagttttacttccggttgtcggattttgttcgaaatttttttattacttaaaatcactataattattatatatattaaatatcaaaaaaataaaaataatttaaaaggtcaaaataaaataatgaaatattgctttaaaaaaaatactacttccggtttacgaattctgaccaaaattttatcagctctaagttagtacataaagaatacaaatataaattttcagcttgatacgtttaggggtgtggaatgaatcgtggtcacaacatttttgatctttctaagaggaaaaaatcccacttccggtttattaaatttagtgatttttttttattttcatcaaattgatgcaagaattatacttgaatattttcgtgaagagcacacatgtttaaggggtcgaaaaaatagttgaagaaaaatcgaacaagtgtaaactgccactttcggttgaggtatgcttaccaaattttatccataacttgctattacgcttaaacttctagatatgaaatttcagttcaataaactgaaaggtttctgagaaaaacataaaaaacctcaattatctagagtaaaactactacttccggttcagataaaaatatttaaaaaatattcgggtacaaaatttataatttctattacatgtaaacacTTTTCGGTCCTATTCGATTagtggcttgggagataattgaatttaaaaacttaaaaacaagaggacatctataaggggaggtaccatttccggtcaactaaaaaatttacgtcgtatcgataagaatttcagtagccgatactaagtttcagttccataggactaacggtgttcaaaaaatccccaaaatacacagacacatattttttctagatcatgaaaaattGATCAGTg
Encoded here:
- the GCC88 gene encoding GRIP and coiled-coil domain containing 88 kDa, with amino-acid sequence MEKMSRATLVDTISKQKEQLQRYEYRLRDVVTAYKGLMREKEALESSLAAINNTEKGLAQDASVAKLTLSVSTLVAEKARMEEAYQNDKRLAREENDKILKELQDQLHNLSKQRQSELENIKAKLAFEIQEREKEHVEHTLMLKEFQTKLSAERRSKEKLEDKFVISNDPGSRELEKRFRDLNSELEATQRKLNRAEARTIETPQMLVQLQDEISQMKQNHIVALREERIKAKKAEETARNMCASQEERVAALEARLAELSNTVGEYDIQRRKDQEIIQHLRDNVETKLHKDKSHADRKTSLTEDDDLVLNSQSSNMVCLQKIIDKIHSLKKELIIVNEKMGSPIDVWNIFNANGSGVSNIHFGCKSELAALKAECDVYKRKLSHKNSLDIDSTPEPKKASENELYQLKSHIKTLQDKVEVLNQQIEEIEKECEAKIKIEHEKFNTERLSYKEEVLEHKNRVQTLEQQLKVQRDRYAVLLAEREGEIKARQVESDKSDTNHKHDFNGSLQEISAPPHMLHYAHELARKDLEISGLRKEKHIMEGQLRDSQRDATIEKDRFKEVRRNLKEEIDRLRRIQSREGANLEYLKNVVLSYLLSTNSYSKRHMFNAIAAVLHFTDNEKETVHKIIF